A DNA window from Paenibacillus sp. HWE-109 contains the following coding sequences:
- the yabG gene encoding sporulation peptidase YabG yields MRQGDFVTRKSYGGDVMFKIERIEQLKAVLRGVDYRLLADAPLVDLTISNPAEAMDHPRSSSPEFRESLRRLAVAQMQLQEKNQLSLPHKQKAEISYFEVPGKVLHLDGDPTYLRKSMQIYGELRIPAEGFYIPESQMAEALHRLLPQIKPNIVVITGHDGILKHRKSGGPGNLNSYKNSQNFVNAVQTARQYERNLDSMIIVAGACQSHFEALLRAGANFASSPARILIHALDPLCIAAKLSYTSVKDTISMLDIVDLTVTGLDGLGGVETRGSYRMGIPGIMHAHSEEHA; encoded by the coding sequence ATGAGGCAAGGAGACTTTGTTACCCGTAAATCCTATGGCGGAGACGTCATGTTTAAGATTGAGCGCATTGAGCAGCTCAAAGCTGTTCTGCGCGGTGTGGACTACCGATTGCTTGCAGATGCGCCTTTGGTTGACCTCACGATATCGAATCCGGCGGAAGCGATGGATCATCCGCGATCGAGTTCACCTGAATTTCGCGAGTCGCTGCGGCGGTTGGCGGTAGCCCAAATGCAATTGCAGGAGAAAAATCAACTCTCCCTCCCCCATAAACAGAAAGCGGAAATCAGCTACTTTGAAGTTCCGGGTAAAGTGCTGCATCTCGACGGCGATCCGACTTATTTGCGCAAAAGCATGCAAATCTATGGGGAGCTGCGCATACCTGCGGAGGGCTTCTATATTCCTGAATCGCAAATGGCTGAAGCCCTGCATAGGCTGCTGCCGCAGATTAAACCGAACATTGTTGTGATTACTGGCCATGACGGTATACTTAAGCATCGAAAAAGTGGAGGCCCCGGCAATCTTAACAGCTATAAGAATTCTCAGAACTTCGTGAACGCGGTCCAGACAGCAAGGCAGTATGAGCGGAACCTGGACTCGATGATCATTGTTGCTGGGGCTTGCCAGTCTCATTTTGAGGCTCTTCTGAGGGCTGGGGCGAACTTCGCCAGTTCTCCGGCACGCATCCTCATTCATGCCTTGGACCCGCTTTGTATTGCAGCCAAACTGTCGTATACCTCTGTGAAAGACACGATCTCGATGTTGGATATTGTCGATTTGACGGTGACAGGCCTCGATGGATTAGGCGGCGTAGAGACGAGAGGGAGCTACCGCATGGGCATTCCGGGGATCATGCATGCGCATTCGGAAGAACATGCTTAG
- the veg gene encoding biofilm formation stimulator Veg, producing the protein MAKNALLEIKRSLEPHVGQKIMLRANGGRRKTVERSGVLEETYPSVFIVKLDQESHAFKRVSYSYADILTESVEVTVCNDDGQVRITYIQH; encoded by the coding sequence ATGGCAAAAAATGCGCTGTTGGAGATCAAACGCAGTTTGGAGCCCCACGTTGGGCAGAAGATCATGTTGAGAGCGAATGGTGGCCGTCGTAAGACTGTCGAGCGTTCCGGTGTTTTAGAAGAAACCTACCCTTCTGTATTTATTGTGAAATTAGACCAAGAATCTCATGCCTTTAAACGAGTGTCTTACAGCTACGCCGATATTCTTACTGAATCCGTAGAAGTTACGGTGTGTAACGATGATGGCCAAGTTCGTATCACCTATATCCAACATTAG
- the ispE gene encoding 4-(cytidine 5'-diphospho)-2-C-methyl-D-erythritol kinase has product MKVFEKAPAKINLSLDVLHKRADGYHEVEMVMTMVDLADRIEMQELARDTIIISSQAGYIPLDEKNLAFQAARLIKDRYEVKQGVYIHLDKQIPVAAGLAGGSSDAAATLRGLNRLWNLNIPMEELQVLGAELGSDVPFCVTGGTALATGRGEKLEHMVSPPQCWVVLAKPPINVSTSEIYGKLNAREIKSHPSTANVLSAIRNKQFDQLCGNLGNVLEEVTLDLYPEVRHLKECMQRLGADGVLMSGSGPTVFGLVSKEAKVPRIYNGLRGFCKDVYAVRMLT; this is encoded by the coding sequence ATGAAGGTTTTTGAGAAAGCACCGGCGAAAATAAATTTATCCCTTGATGTTTTACATAAAAGAGCAGACGGCTACCATGAGGTTGAGATGGTGATGACGATGGTCGATCTGGCGGATCGGATCGAAATGCAGGAGCTTGCGCGCGATACGATCATCATCTCAAGCCAAGCAGGCTATATTCCGCTTGATGAGAAGAATTTGGCCTTCCAGGCGGCGCGTCTGATTAAGGATCGCTATGAAGTCAAGCAAGGCGTCTATATTCACTTGGACAAGCAGATCCCTGTGGCAGCGGGTTTGGCTGGGGGAAGCAGCGATGCGGCAGCAACACTCCGCGGCTTGAATCGACTTTGGAACTTGAATATTCCGATGGAAGAGCTCCAAGTGCTTGGTGCGGAGCTTGGTTCGGATGTGCCTTTCTGTGTAACGGGAGGGACGGCTTTGGCCACAGGCCGTGGGGAGAAGCTGGAGCACATGGTCTCCCCGCCGCAGTGCTGGGTTGTCTTGGCGAAACCGCCGATCAATGTATCTACTTCGGAGATTTATGGGAAGCTGAATGCGCGTGAGATCAAAAGTCATCCTTCCACAGCCAATGTCCTGAGCGCTATTCGCAATAAGCAGTTCGACCAGCTCTGCGGGAATCTAGGCAATGTACTGGAGGAAGTGACGTTGGATCTGTACCCTGAGGTCAGACATCTCAAGGAGTGCATGCAGCGGCTTGGTGCTGACGGGGTGCTGATGTCGGGCAGCGGGCCAACGGTATTCGGGCTTGTCTCGAAGGAAGCTAAGGTGCCGAGGATTTATAATGGCTTACGTGGGTTCTGCAAGGATGTATATGCGGTGCGGATGTTGACGTAA
- the purR gene encoding pur operon repressor, whose translation MKKLKRSARLVEMTQYLLFRPHSLIPLTTFAERYNSAKSSISEDLAIIKEVFEEEGLGELNTLAGAAGGVKFSPKVPKETSLKFIQNLCLQLQQPERILPGGYLYMSDIMGQPQYLNEIGKTFASAFAGRDIDVIMTVETKGIPLAYATATYMNLPVVVVRRDSRVTEGSAVSINYVSGSNKRIQTMSLARRALKEESKVLIIDDFMHVGGTIHGMMDLLAEFKASVQGVGVFMESCEAEEHLVDQYVSLARLYGVDSKTKQITVEPGNYFDSKDSKKGDA comes from the coding sequence ATGAAAAAGTTGAAAAGGAGCGCTAGGCTGGTTGAAATGACACAATATTTGTTGTTTCGCCCCCACTCGTTAATCCCTTTAACGACTTTTGCCGAGCGTTACAACTCAGCTAAGTCTTCCATTAGCGAAGATTTGGCGATTATTAAAGAAGTGTTCGAGGAAGAGGGCTTGGGTGAACTGAATACGCTTGCGGGAGCAGCCGGCGGGGTGAAGTTTTCACCGAAGGTACCAAAGGAAACCTCACTCAAATTTATTCAAAATCTTTGCTTGCAATTGCAGCAGCCAGAGCGGATTCTTCCTGGCGGTTATTTGTATATGTCTGATATTATGGGGCAGCCCCAATATTTGAATGAAATCGGCAAAACATTCGCATCGGCATTCGCTGGTCGTGACATTGACGTCATTATGACCGTAGAGACGAAAGGCATTCCGCTCGCTTATGCGACGGCTACTTATATGAACCTCCCCGTTGTTGTTGTTCGCAGGGATAGCAGAGTGACAGAGGGATCGGCGGTTAGTATCAACTATGTGTCCGGATCGAACAAACGGATTCAAACGATGTCGCTCGCAAGACGAGCTTTGAAAGAAGAATCCAAAGTGCTAATTATTGATGATTTCATGCATGTGGGCGGTACGATCCACGGGATGATGGATTTGTTGGCGGAGTTCAAGGCATCTGTTCAAGGGGTTGGTGTCTTCATGGAGTCCTGTGAAGCCGAGGAGCACTTAGTGGATCAATATGTTTCCCTAGCTCGCCTGTATGGCGTAGATTCCAAAACGAAGCAGATCACGGTAGAGCCAGGTAATTACTTTGACAGTAAAGATAGTAAAAAAGGAGATGCGTAA
- a CDS encoding RidA family protein — protein sequence MELISTSAAPAAIGPYSQAVKLGNLLFTSGQIPLGLDGQIVEGGIKEQAHQVFANLKGVLEAAGSSLDQVVKATVFLKDMNQFAELNEIYGFYFGDHKPARSTVEVARLPRDVFVEIELIAVIPVEI from the coding sequence ATGGAATTGATTTCAACGTCGGCAGCGCCTGCTGCCATCGGACCTTATTCCCAAGCTGTAAAGCTGGGCAACCTGCTCTTCACTTCGGGGCAGATCCCACTTGGTTTGGACGGACAGATCGTAGAAGGCGGCATCAAGGAACAAGCGCATCAAGTGTTCGCGAATTTGAAAGGCGTGCTTGAGGCAGCGGGCTCCTCGTTGGATCAAGTTGTAAAAGCGACTGTTTTTCTTAAAGACATGAATCAGTTTGCAGAGCTGAATGAGATCTATGGTTTCTATTTTGGAGATCATAAACCAGCTCGATCAACGGTTGAAGTGGCCCGATTGCCACGCGATGTTTTTGTCGAAATTGAGTTAATTGCTGTGATTCCTGTCGAAATTTAA
- the spoVG gene encoding septation regulator SpoVG has translation MQITDVRLRRVNSEGRMKAIASITIDNEFVVHDIRVIDGNNGMFVAMPSKRTPDGEFRDIAHPISSTTREKIQAAVLAEYDRAAVEEEVIEEGA, from the coding sequence GTGCAAATTACAGATGTAAGACTCCGCCGGGTCAACTCCGAGGGGAGGATGAAGGCGATTGCTTCCATTACCATTGATAACGAATTCGTCGTACACGACATACGTGTCATCGATGGGAATAACGGAATGTTCGTGGCTATGCCTAGCAAACGGACACCAGATGGGGAGTTTCGTGATATCGCCCATCCCATTTCTTCCACAACACGCGAGAAAATTCAAGCAGCCGTTTTAGCTGAATATGATCGTGCAGCTGTTGAGGAAGAGGTAATAGAAGAAGGTGCATAA
- the glmU gene encoding bifunctional UDP-N-acetylglucosamine diphosphorylase/glucosamine-1-phosphate N-acetyltransferase GlmU — MKLMAIVLAAGQGKRMKSKLYKVLHPVVGKPMVGHVVDTLKHIEVTKTLVIVGFGAEEVKGYLGDRADYALQEQQLGTGHAVLQAKEALGEEEGMTVVICGDTPLISAATLRSTIELHQQSGAAATILTAKLDEPQGYGRIIRGEDGQVTRIVEQKDCNSEEAAVQEINTGTYIFDNQKLFKALASVTNSNTQNEYYLTDVIGILKSANEVVQGYCMADAAESIGVNDRVALAEAERLFKERINREHMLGGVTMIDPSNTYIEVGVTIGADTVLLPGTILRGNTTIGEACTIGPQTEIIDSVVKDEVTIKQSVLQDAFVDNEASVGPFAYLRPGANIGKQVKIGDFVEIKNATLGDGSKVSHLSYVGDAVVGTNVNIGCGAITVNYDGFNKSLTEIGDDAFVGSNVNLIAPVKIGNGAYVVAGSTITHAVPDGDLAIARERQTNKPGYADKIKSRMKAKKANKGSKE; from the coding sequence TTGAAGTTAATGGCGATTGTATTAGCAGCAGGACAAGGGAAACGGATGAAATCGAAGCTCTACAAGGTGCTTCATCCTGTCGTGGGTAAACCGATGGTGGGGCATGTTGTAGATACGCTGAAGCATATAGAAGTTACAAAAACATTGGTCATTGTTGGATTTGGAGCGGAAGAGGTTAAGGGCTATCTAGGAGACCGCGCGGACTACGCGCTGCAGGAGCAGCAGCTAGGCACGGGGCATGCCGTCCTTCAAGCGAAAGAGGCCTTGGGTGAAGAGGAGGGGATGACCGTTGTTATTTGCGGGGACACCCCTCTGATCTCGGCAGCGACGCTGCGAAGCACGATTGAACTGCATCAGCAATCAGGTGCGGCGGCGACGATTCTGACTGCGAAGCTCGATGAGCCGCAAGGCTATGGACGCATCATTCGCGGCGAAGACGGCCAAGTAACACGCATCGTTGAGCAGAAAGACTGCAACAGCGAGGAAGCGGCGGTTCAGGAGATCAATACAGGCACGTATATTTTCGATAATCAGAAGTTGTTCAAGGCGCTGGCTTCCGTAACGAACAGCAACACGCAGAACGAATACTATTTGACAGATGTTATTGGTATTCTGAAGAGCGCTAATGAGGTTGTTCAAGGTTATTGCATGGCTGATGCGGCAGAATCTATTGGTGTTAATGATCGTGTGGCGCTTGCTGAAGCTGAGCGATTGTTCAAAGAGCGCATCAACCGGGAGCATATGCTGGGCGGGGTGACGATGATTGATCCGTCCAACACTTACATCGAGGTGGGTGTGACGATTGGGGCCGATACGGTGCTGCTGCCGGGGACGATTCTGCGTGGAAACACAACCATTGGCGAGGCATGTACGATTGGACCGCAAACGGAAATCATTGACTCCGTCGTGAAGGATGAAGTGACGATCAAGCAGTCCGTTCTTCAGGATGCTTTCGTAGATAATGAAGCTAGTGTCGGTCCTTTCGCTTATCTTCGACCGGGCGCAAATATTGGGAAACAAGTGAAAATTGGCGATTTCGTAGAGATTAAGAACGCGACGCTTGGCGATGGCAGCAAAGTTTCTCACTTAAGCTACGTAGGCGATGCGGTTGTAGGCACGAATGTTAACATTGGCTGTGGCGCTATCACCGTCAATTACGATGGTTTCAATAAGAGCTTAACGGAAATTGGCGACGATGCTTTCGTAGGCAGCAATGTGAATTTGATTGCTCCTGTGAAAATTGGCAATGGCGCTTATGTCGTTGCTGGCTCTACAATTACGCATGCTGTGCCAGACGGCGATCTGGCGATTGCCCGTGAGCGTCAAACTAATAAGCCTGGTTATGCAGACAAAATTAAATCCCGCATGAAGGCGAAGAAAGCCAATAAAGGCAGTAAAGAGTAA
- a CDS encoding 50S ribosomal protein L25 yields MAFSLKAEARKDVTKSDIKQLRLKGRVPAVVYGKKVAATVITVDQKELTALLQRNPHAIIDLDLPGGGGRQPVMINEIQRNPLNRQLLHIDFHQINMDEPVKTVVSLDFVGEAEGAKEGGIVQIQMHELEIRCLPSQIPSSIKVDITGVGLGENMLVNQITVPAGIEVKSDANDLILTVLAPQKETEEPQAANNEERIGEAETSNEAATAGQPV; encoded by the coding sequence ATGGCATTTTCGTTAAAAGCTGAAGCGCGCAAGGACGTTACCAAATCGGATATTAAACAGTTGCGGCTGAAAGGCAGAGTTCCTGCTGTCGTGTATGGCAAGAAAGTGGCTGCCACGGTCATTACCGTTGATCAAAAGGAATTAACGGCGCTGCTCCAGCGCAATCCGCACGCGATTATCGATTTGGATTTGCCGGGTGGCGGCGGCAGACAGCCTGTGATGATCAATGAGATCCAGCGCAATCCGCTGAACCGCCAACTGCTGCATATTGATTTCCACCAAATTAATATGGATGAGCCGGTCAAGACGGTGGTCTCCCTCGATTTCGTCGGCGAAGCGGAGGGCGCCAAAGAAGGCGGGATTGTGCAAATTCAAATGCATGAGCTGGAAATTCGCTGTTTGCCAAGTCAGATTCCTAGTTCCATCAAGGTTGATATTACAGGTGTTGGTCTCGGGGAGAACATGCTGGTGAATCAAATTACTGTTCCTGCGGGCATTGAAGTGAAATCGGATGCTAATGATTTAATACTTACCGTACTAGCGCCGCAGAAGGAAACTGAGGAGCCGCAGGCGGCCAACAATGAGGAAAGAATCGGTGAAGCAGAGACATCGAATGAAGCGGCTACGGCCGGGCAGCCGGTGTAG
- the pth gene encoding aminoacyl-tRNA hydrolase → MKCFIGLGNPGKQYELNRHNVGFMAIDRFAAKWGISSFQNKGKGLLGEGNVNGTKVYLLKPMTYMNLSGESMRAFLDFYKAKLEDVTIIYDDMDTSFGQIRLRYQGSPGGHNGIKSIIQHAGTQSFNRIRIGVNRPAPGYNIADYVLSNFSKEEMKSIDDVLDLTCEAMLFSLEESFEKTMGKFNK, encoded by the coding sequence ATGAAATGTTTTATTGGACTGGGTAACCCGGGTAAACAATATGAGCTGAACCGGCATAATGTCGGCTTCATGGCCATTGACCGTTTCGCTGCCAAATGGGGAATCTCTTCTTTTCAAAATAAAGGAAAAGGGCTTCTTGGCGAAGGCAATGTGAATGGCACGAAGGTGTATTTACTGAAGCCGATGACCTATATGAATTTGTCCGGCGAGTCGATGAGAGCCTTTCTGGATTTCTACAAAGCGAAGCTGGAAGATGTGACGATCATTTATGATGATATGGACACTTCTTTCGGTCAGATACGGCTCCGTTATCAAGGAAGTCCAGGTGGTCACAATGGGATTAAATCGATCATTCAACATGCGGGAACGCAGAGTTTCAATCGGATTCGCATAGGTGTGAACAGACCGGCACCAGGTTACAATATTGCTGATTATGTCTTATCGAACTTCTCCAAAGAAGAGATGAAGTCGATTGATGATGTGCTTGACCTTACCTGTGAAGCGATGCTGTTCAGTTTGGAAGAATCCTTTGAGAAGACGATGGGGAAGTTTAATAAATAA
- a CDS encoding anti-sigma-F factor Fin family protein: MIKYICRHCHTFVGEINQHEITEQQLGFHFLTPDERRDIISYNTNGDVTVRVVCDYCREALEANPELSLLASPLQ, from the coding sequence ATGATTAAGTATATTTGCAGGCATTGTCATACCTTCGTAGGGGAAATTAATCAGCATGAGATTACGGAACAGCAGTTAGGTTTCCATTTCTTGACCCCCGATGAGCGTAGAGATATAATATCGTATAACACGAATGGAGATGTTACGGTTAGGGTTGTTTGCGACTACTGTCGTGAAGCGTTAGAAGCGAACCCAGAGCTTTCCCTGCTGGCCAGTCCGTTGCAATAA
- the mfd gene encoding transcription-repair coupling factor, whose translation MQALIQAFSADTDFQTIVSGIRSEMREQLVAGLTGSSKQVMIATLTRDLNRPLFIVTHNMFAAQKIAEDLLECLSTDEVLLYPSQELLTAEEAASSPEMLAQRIDVLTKLAGGYRGVVIAPFAGVRRLLPIKQVFEESRVTVNVGDTVQLEELLGTLSNLGYERVERVETKGEMSVRGGILDLFPLTSENAIRIELFDVDVDSIRTFDVSDQRSIDKLTSITIPPCREIQADRKRLQSAAQGAYELLQAQLEKMSDRSSKDKLLEGIGHDIELLREGQTFPGIYKYISLLYTERQTLIDYMPKDAVLIIDEPARLLETAKQLERDEAEWMMHALTEGKSLPAFVLSKSYETLLHRRPFPTLYLSLFLRQVVGIQPQNIVNFVSRVMQNFHGQMNLLKAEMERWKKNGSQVILLANGEDRAERVRRVLQDYQIEIPEIVDGNLQTGFEMPSIHLVVITEGEIFTQKQRKARKVEKKLENAERIKSYQELKVGDYVVHVNHGIGKYVGIGTLEVGGIHKDYLHIMYAGGDKLSVPIDQIDLIQKYVGSEEKEPKVYKLGGADWARVKSKARASVKDIADELIKLYAERQATTGYGFSKDSSYQNEFEAMFPYDETRDQLRAIEEIKVDMEKSRPMDRLLCGDVGYGKTEVAVRAAFKAAIDGKQVAVLVPTTILAQQHYETFRERFSGYPFNVKVLSRFRSKKEQTEVMKGVKKGTVDVVIGTHRLLSQDVQFKDLGLLIVDEEQRFGVSHKEKLKRLKTNVDVLTLTATPIPRTLHMSMLGVRDLSVIETPPENRFPVQTYVVEYGPTLVREAIERELAREGQVYYLYNRVQGITQMADQISMMIPDARVTVAHGQMGEQELEKTILDFLDGEYDVLVSTSIIETGVDIPNVNTLIVHDADKMGLSQLYQLRGRVGRSNRVAYAYFTYQRDKVLTEVAEKRLQAIKEFTELGSGFKIAMRDLSIRGAGNLLGAEQHGFIASVGFDLYSQMLAEEIAKLKLEIDGEAVIPEPEWHTSIDIQLDAYLPSDYIYDSMQKIEIYKKVAAIRTLEEAADLHDELVDRFGDLPQSVFNLLSVARLKAYGSEYRIETISQKGEDYLIKVHIDQNGKLDGQKLIALSKGFDGRIKLNADPQLQIVIRCKGLKPEASIELVEKFLVQYKDVLKTKGELKDVAKSY comes from the coding sequence TTGCAAGCTTTAATTCAAGCTTTTTCTGCGGATACCGACTTTCAAACGATCGTGTCAGGCATCAGGTCCGAGATGAGAGAGCAGCTCGTTGCCGGACTTACCGGCTCCTCTAAGCAGGTGATGATCGCAACACTCACCCGAGATCTGAATCGCCCGCTATTCATTGTTACTCATAATATGTTTGCCGCTCAAAAAATAGCGGAGGATTTACTAGAATGTTTATCCACGGATGAAGTGCTGCTCTATCCATCTCAAGAGCTTTTGACGGCCGAAGAAGCGGCTTCAAGCCCGGAGATGCTGGCGCAGCGTATTGACGTTCTCACGAAGCTCGCGGGTGGTTATCGCGGCGTTGTTATTGCGCCGTTCGCAGGTGTGAGAAGACTGCTTCCGATTAAGCAAGTTTTTGAGGAGTCGCGCGTTACGGTCAACGTAGGCGATACGGTTCAATTGGAAGAGCTGCTAGGCACGTTATCCAATCTTGGTTACGAGCGCGTGGAGCGGGTAGAGACCAAGGGGGAGATGAGTGTTCGCGGGGGTATTCTCGATTTGTTCCCGTTGACATCGGAGAATGCGATTCGTATTGAGCTTTTTGATGTGGACGTAGACTCTATTCGGACTTTCGATGTGAGTGACCAACGGTCAATAGATAAATTGACGTCGATCACGATCCCTCCGTGCCGTGAGATTCAAGCGGATAGAAAGCGATTACAATCAGCAGCTCAGGGTGCTTATGAGCTCCTGCAAGCCCAGTTGGAGAAGATGTCCGACCGGTCATCGAAAGACAAGCTTCTGGAAGGAATCGGGCACGATATCGAGCTGCTCCGTGAAGGGCAAACCTTCCCCGGCATTTATAAATATATTTCTCTGTTATATACGGAAAGACAGACCCTTATTGACTACATGCCTAAGGATGCTGTGCTGATTATCGACGAACCGGCCCGTTTGCTTGAAACGGCGAAACAGTTGGAACGCGATGAGGCAGAGTGGATGATGCATGCGCTGACTGAGGGGAAGAGCTTGCCGGCCTTTGTGCTGTCCAAATCCTACGAAACCCTGCTCCATCGCAGGCCTTTCCCGACCTTATACCTATCGTTGTTCCTTCGCCAAGTGGTGGGGATCCAACCGCAGAATATCGTAAACTTCGTCAGCCGTGTGATGCAAAATTTCCACGGACAAATGAATTTGCTCAAAGCGGAGATGGAGCGGTGGAAGAAGAACGGCAGTCAGGTGATCCTGCTTGCCAATGGGGAAGACCGGGCGGAGCGCGTGAGGCGGGTACTGCAGGATTACCAAATCGAAATCCCCGAGATTGTCGATGGGAATCTGCAAACTGGCTTTGAAATGCCCTCGATTCATCTGGTTGTGATCACAGAAGGCGAGATCTTCACGCAGAAGCAGCGCAAAGCGCGCAAAGTCGAGAAGAAGCTCGAGAATGCCGAGCGGATCAAAAGCTATCAAGAGCTGAAGGTCGGCGATTATGTCGTTCACGTGAATCATGGGATCGGGAAATACGTAGGCATCGGGACCCTCGAAGTGGGCGGTATCCATAAGGATTACCTGCACATTATGTACGCAGGCGGCGATAAGCTCTCCGTGCCGATCGACCAGATTGATTTGATCCAGAAGTATGTGGGTTCTGAAGAGAAAGAGCCTAAGGTTTATAAGCTCGGCGGCGCAGACTGGGCCAGAGTGAAGAGCAAGGCACGGGCATCCGTCAAGGATATTGCCGACGAGCTCATCAAGCTGTATGCTGAGCGTCAGGCGACGACGGGCTATGGATTCAGCAAAGACAGCTCCTATCAGAATGAGTTCGAAGCCATGTTCCCTTATGACGAAACACGGGATCAGCTTCGTGCGATTGAAGAGATCAAAGTTGATATGGAGAAGTCGCGTCCGATGGACCGTCTGCTCTGTGGCGACGTAGGCTACGGCAAAACAGAGGTTGCGGTGCGTGCAGCCTTCAAAGCGGCCATCGATGGCAAGCAAGTTGCTGTACTGGTGCCTACGACGATTCTGGCGCAGCAGCACTACGAGACGTTCCGGGAGCGATTCTCAGGCTATCCGTTTAATGTGAAGGTGTTGAGTCGGTTCCGCTCCAAGAAAGAGCAGACCGAGGTTATGAAAGGTGTCAAAAAAGGCACGGTTGACGTCGTCATTGGTACGCACCGCCTGTTGTCGCAGGATGTGCAGTTCAAGGATTTGGGCTTGCTGATTGTCGATGAAGAGCAGCGTTTCGGCGTGTCCCACAAAGAGAAGCTGAAGCGGCTCAAGACCAATGTGGATGTGCTCACGCTGACGGCGACGCCGATTCCACGTACCCTGCACATGTCGATGCTCGGTGTCCGCGATTTATCGGTTATCGAGACACCGCCTGAGAACCGGTTCCCGGTACAGACTTATGTGGTCGAGTACGGACCAACGCTGGTACGGGAAGCGATTGAAAGGGAGCTGGCCCGTGAGGGTCAGGTGTACTATCTCTACAACCGCGTTCAGGGCATCACCCAGATGGCTGACCAGATCTCGATGATGATTCCGGATGCTCGAGTGACCGTTGCACACGGACAGATGGGCGAGCAGGAACTGGAGAAGACCATTCTGGATTTCCTTGACGGTGAGTACGATGTGCTCGTAAGTACGAGTATCATTGAGACCGGAGTCGATATTCCGAACGTCAACACACTGATTGTGCATGATGCTGATAAAATGGGACTCTCTCAGTTGTACCAGCTGCGGGGCCGTGTAGGCCGTTCCAACCGCGTAGCCTATGCCTATTTTACGTATCAGCGTGATAAAGTGCTGACCGAAGTAGCGGAGAAACGGCTTCAAGCGATTAAAGAGTTTACAGAACTTGGTTCAGGCTTTAAAATTGCCATGAGGGATTTATCAATTCGCGGCGCTGGCAATTTGCTCGGCGCAGAGCAGCATGGCTTCATTGCCTCGGTTGGTTTTGATTTATATTCCCAAATGCTAGCTGAAGAAATTGCAAAGCTGAAACTAGAAATAGATGGAGAAGCGGTCATTCCCGAGCCGGAATGGCATACTTCAATCGATATACAATTGGACGCGTATTTACCATCCGACTACATCTACGACAGCATGCAAAAAATCGAAATTTACAAAAAAGTGGCCGCCATTCGCACATTGGAAGAAGCCGCGGATCTGCATGATGAGCTCGTGGATCGCTTCGGTGATCTGCCGCAATCCGTATTCAACTTACTGTCAGTGGCTCGTTTGAAAGCGTACGGTTCGGAGTATCGGATTGAAACGATCAGCCAAAAAGGGGAAGATTACCTCATTAAGGTGCATATTGACCAAAATGGCAAGCTGGATGGACAGAAGCTTATTGCCTTGTCCAAAGGCTTTGATGGACGTATCAAGCTTAACGCAGATCCTCAGTTGCAAATAGTTATTCGCTGTAAAGGCTTGAAACCAGAAGCTTCCATCGAATTGGTGGAGAAATTTTTGGTACAATATAAGGATGTTTTGAAAACGAAAGGGGAATTAAAGGATGTTGCCAAATCATACTAG